In Opitutaceae bacterium TAV5, one genomic interval encodes:
- a CDS encoding MFS transporter: MPASSPALPARAWLVVGLLWVVGCLNYIDRIMLTTMRESVVDAIPMTDAQFGLLTSVFLWIYGCLSPFAGFLADRFSRTRIIIGSLIAWSCITWLTAHAQNFEQLLAARALMGISEAFYLPAALALIADYHRGSTRSLATGIHMTGIFVGQGLGGLGGVIAERHDWTTAFNLFGLAGVVYAVVLMIALRDPQPVASGTAGRSDASAPVSRPRLGKAFSSLFRLPAFWLAFGFWGLLGMANWCVLAWMPTYLGTRFNLGQGAAGFSATGYLQIAALVGVLFGGWWADRWSRHNERARILVPLIGMLVSAPAVFLVATTDTFSLAIAGLMIFGGTRCFADANMMPILCVVADQRYRATAYGILNFFACVIGGLSIYVGGAMRDAHVELDKVFLFAAFALAACAALLAFLKPRPGANE, encoded by the coding sequence ATGCCCGCATCCTCACCTGCTCTTCCGGCACGCGCCTGGCTCGTTGTCGGCCTCCTCTGGGTCGTCGGCTGCCTCAACTACATCGACCGCATCATGCTCACCACGATGCGCGAGAGCGTGGTCGACGCCATCCCGATGACCGACGCGCAGTTTGGCCTGCTCACCTCCGTCTTTCTCTGGATCTACGGCTGCCTGAGCCCCTTCGCGGGTTTCCTCGCCGACAGGTTCAGCCGCACCCGGATCATCATCGGCAGCCTGATCGCGTGGTCCTGCATCACCTGGCTCACCGCCCACGCCCAAAACTTCGAGCAACTTCTCGCCGCCCGCGCCCTCATGGGCATCAGCGAGGCTTTTTACCTGCCCGCCGCACTCGCGCTCATCGCCGACTACCACCGCGGCTCCACCCGCTCGCTCGCCACCGGCATCCACATGACCGGCATCTTCGTCGGGCAGGGGCTGGGCGGACTCGGCGGCGTCATCGCCGAGCGCCACGACTGGACCACCGCCTTCAACCTCTTCGGCCTCGCCGGCGTCGTCTACGCCGTCGTGCTCATGATCGCCCTGCGCGACCCGCAGCCGGTCGCCTCCGGGACGGCAGGCCGGTCGGACGCCTCCGCGCCCGTGTCCAGGCCCCGTCTCGGCAAAGCCTTTTCCAGCCTCTTCCGTCTGCCCGCCTTCTGGCTCGCCTTCGGTTTTTGGGGCCTGCTCGGCATGGCCAACTGGTGCGTGCTCGCGTGGATGCCCACCTACCTCGGCACCCGCTTCAACCTCGGGCAGGGCGCTGCCGGCTTCTCCGCCACCGGCTACCTGCAAATCGCGGCGCTGGTCGGTGTGCTTTTCGGCGGCTGGTGGGCGGATCGCTGGAGCCGCCACAACGAGCGAGCCCGCATCCTCGTGCCGCTGATCGGCATGCTCGTCTCCGCACCCGCGGTCTTCCTCGTGGCCACGACCGACACCTTCAGCCTCGCCATCGCCGGGCTCATGATCTTCGGCGGCACCCGCTGCTTCGCCGACGCCAACATGATGCCCATCCTCTGCGTGGTGGCCGACCAGCGTTACCGCGCCACCGCCTACGGCATCCTCAACTTTTTCGCCTGCGTGATCGGCGGCCTCTCCATCTACGTCGGCGGGGCCATGCGCGACGCCCACGTCGAGCTCGACAAGGTTTTCCTCTTCGCCGCCTTCGCCCTCGCCGCCTGCGCCGCGCTCCTCGCCTTCCTCAAGCCCCGCCCCGGCGCGAACGAGTGA
- a CDS encoding 5-carboxymethyl-2-hydroxymuconate isomerase yields MKIIRYRDSHDQIHFGSLKADGSAERLTGDLYGELAPTGERADVAKLLAPLVPAGILCIGLNYKHHAAESGARVPEIPILFVKGNNTLQNPGDPIEIPTHLRSDEVDYECELAVVIGKPCKNVTRANALDYVLGYTCANDVSARDWQIKRGGGQWCRGKFFDTFAPLGPAIVTTDEIPDPNALKISTTINGEVLQDWNTGDMIFDVPALIEFLSGSTTLLPGTVILTGTPHGVGMARKPPRWLRAGDRVVIEIEKIGRLENPVIDEP; encoded by the coding sequence ATGAAGATCATCCGTTATCGCGACAGCCATGACCAGATTCACTTCGGCTCCCTCAAGGCCGATGGCAGCGCCGAGCGTCTCACCGGCGACCTTTACGGCGAGCTTGCGCCCACCGGCGAACGCGCCGATGTGGCCAAACTCCTCGCCCCGCTCGTCCCCGCCGGCATTCTCTGCATCGGCCTCAACTACAAGCACCATGCAGCCGAAAGCGGAGCCAGGGTTCCCGAGATTCCGATCCTTTTCGTCAAGGGCAACAACACCTTGCAAAACCCCGGCGACCCCATCGAGATTCCCACGCACCTGCGCAGCGACGAGGTCGATTACGAATGTGAACTTGCGGTCGTCATCGGCAAGCCCTGCAAAAATGTCACCCGGGCCAATGCTCTCGACTACGTCCTCGGCTACACCTGCGCCAACGACGTGAGCGCACGCGACTGGCAAATCAAACGCGGTGGCGGGCAATGGTGCCGCGGCAAGTTTTTCGACACCTTTGCGCCCCTCGGTCCCGCCATTGTCACTACGGATGAAATCCCCGATCCCAACGCCCTCAAAATCAGCACCACGATCAACGGCGAAGTTCTTCAGGACTGGAACACCGGCGACATGATTTTCGATGTGCCCGCGCTGATCGAGTTCCTGAGCGGCAGCACCACCCTGCTCCCCGGGACCGTTATCCTGACCGGCACTCCGCATGGCGTCGGCATGGCGCGCAAGCCCCCGCGCTGGCTGCGGGCGGGCGATCGTGTCGTCATCGAAATCGAAAAGATCGGCCGGCTCGAAAATCCTGTCATCGACGAACCGTGA
- a CDS encoding 3-oxoacyl-ACP reductase: protein MSTPSVSIPDSAACPASGRPTPFSLHGRTALVTGSSKGIGLACGLALRDAGAHVIFHGRVPCPADLPDDSSYIAADIGTFDGIQTLADAAFSDAAPHPADILVNCAGSYFDVPFGEITPAIWQQTFDVNVRSAFFLSQAFANARGKRGGAIVIVSSTNGFQAEAQSAVYDTSKGALVMMTRTLALALAPQNIRVNGIAPGLIRTPLTGWLDTNDVLRSHYEHKILQARIGRAEECGPACVYLCSDASSYMTGQTLVIDGGLTVGQIGRLPEASP from the coding sequence ATGAGCACACCTTCCGTTTCCATCCCCGACTCCGCCGCCTGCCCGGCATCCGGTCGCCCCACTCCTTTTTCTCTCCACGGGCGCACCGCGCTGGTCACCGGCTCCTCCAAAGGCATCGGCCTTGCGTGCGGACTTGCTCTGCGGGATGCCGGAGCCCATGTCATTTTCCACGGGCGCGTTCCGTGTCCGGCCGATCTTCCCGACGACTCGTCCTACATCGCCGCCGACATCGGCACGTTTGACGGCATTCAGACGCTCGCCGACGCCGCCTTTTCCGATGCGGCTCCGCACCCCGCCGATATCCTGGTCAATTGCGCCGGCAGTTATTTCGACGTTCCCTTCGGGGAGATTACGCCCGCCATCTGGCAGCAGACATTCGACGTCAACGTACGATCGGCCTTCTTCCTTTCCCAAGCCTTCGCCAATGCGCGCGGCAAGCGCGGCGGGGCGATTGTCATTGTCAGCTCGACCAACGGATTTCAGGCCGAGGCGCAAAGCGCCGTCTACGACACCTCGAAGGGCGCGCTCGTCATGATGACGCGCACGCTCGCTCTGGCCCTCGCACCTCAAAACATCCGCGTCAACGGCATCGCGCCCGGTCTCATCCGCACACCGCTCACCGGCTGGCTCGACACCAACGACGTCCTGCGCTCCCACTACGAACACAAAATCCTGCAAGCGCGCATCGGCCGCGCGGAGGAATGCGGCCCTGCCTGCGTCTATCTCTGTTCCGATGCCTCCAGCTACATGACCGGTCAGACGCTCGTCATCGACGGCGGCCTCACCGTCGGCCAGATCGGCCGCCTGCCTGAAGCCTCCCCGTAG
- a CDS encoding transcriptional regulator gives MMPESSPLFRKTSLPDQAASALRAAIRDGFLRGELPGEIQLSRQFGISRPTLRAALARLQQEGMIVTRKGRGSRVMTTPIHRSPAQNRPGVCIISPLSRTAPLLAEHPVLLELQAQLVSHGISYEEIFDARLAGPRPFAALRSLAHARPHVCWVLLASTSSMQAWYSEGGLPALVLGSCHPETRLPSIDRDYRATGWHAAGELIRHGHSQVGLVLPASPLAGDLAFRNGFKAYMANRSVSVSELVADDNPAVFRSRIDRFFRSHRRPTALLILRPAYSLALVIQLLRMGFRIPEDASIISRDTHPLIDTAFPDLTRYSSPTSVLATRTIRLAESLLGGKALPPTPIFITPHFIPGSTLGTV, from the coding sequence ATGATGCCCGAATCTTCTCCGCTTTTCCGGAAAACGTCGTTGCCCGATCAGGCGGCCAGCGCGTTGCGTGCAGCCATCCGTGACGGTTTCCTGCGTGGTGAATTGCCCGGAGAAATCCAGCTCTCGCGCCAGTTTGGCATCAGTCGCCCCACGCTCCGTGCCGCTCTCGCCCGGCTTCAGCAGGAGGGTATGATCGTGACGCGAAAAGGACGCGGCTCCCGGGTCATGACAACCCCGATACACCGGTCACCGGCGCAAAACCGACCCGGTGTTTGCATCATCAGTCCTCTTTCACGCACGGCCCCCCTCCTTGCCGAACATCCTGTGTTGCTGGAACTGCAGGCTCAACTCGTCTCGCACGGCATCTCCTACGAAGAGATATTCGACGCCCGCCTGGCCGGCCCCCGTCCTTTTGCTGCCTTGCGATCGCTGGCCCATGCCCGTCCTCATGTCTGCTGGGTGCTGCTCGCATCGACCTCCTCCATGCAGGCGTGGTATTCGGAAGGAGGTCTGCCCGCGCTGGTGCTCGGTTCTTGCCATCCCGAAACACGACTTCCCTCCATTGACCGGGATTACCGGGCCACGGGCTGGCACGCGGCGGGCGAACTGATCCGGCACGGGCATTCCCAAGTGGGGCTCGTTCTTCCCGCCTCGCCCCTGGCCGGTGATCTTGCCTTCCGGAATGGGTTCAAGGCTTATATGGCAAACCGATCTGTGAGCGTTTCCGAACTGGTCGCCGATGACAATCCGGCTGTTTTTCGGTCTCGCATCGACCGGTTCTTCCGCTCGCATCGGCGTCCCACCGCTCTCCTCATCCTGCGTCCAGCTTACAGTCTGGCGCTCGTGATCCAACTTCTCCGCATGGGATTCCGGATACCGGAAGATGCATCAATCATCTCGCGCGACACCCATCCGCTCATCGATACGGCGTTCCCTGACCTTACGCGTTACAGTAGTCCGACATCCGTCCTGGCAACCAGGACCATCCGCCTTGCCGAATCTCTGCTGGGCGGCAAGGCCCTTCCGCCGACCCCCATCTTCATCACTCCCCATTTTATTCCCGGGTCCACGCTCGGAACGGTATGA
- a CDS encoding N-terminal cleavage protein produces the protein MTKKIHSRQVAGFTLVELLTVIAIIGILAGILIPVVGKVRKTARVTACMSNMRQVGMAAAMWSTDNKNRIVHAGGVAWTFELAPYLGLTGTEERADVFRCPDDPSESPRQLRTYRYNSGNSSTGEKLATSADRRRSLADVNNPSGYVMLFDVAYTGTLDLPLWKYNTMIWARNYDEQFSPETPGTYPRPHYEGRAVNLLFYDGHVARHAYPLPERFYHWDL, from the coding sequence ATGACTAAAAAAATACACTCACGGCAGGTGGCGGGGTTTACCCTGGTCGAGCTGCTCACGGTGATCGCCATCATCGGCATACTCGCGGGGATACTGATCCCTGTTGTCGGCAAGGTCAGGAAAACCGCGCGTGTGACCGCCTGCATGTCCAATATGCGGCAGGTCGGAATGGCGGCGGCCATGTGGTCGACAGACAACAAGAACAGGATCGTTCATGCCGGGGGTGTCGCTTGGACCTTCGAGCTGGCCCCCTACCTGGGTTTGACGGGGACGGAGGAGCGTGCGGATGTTTTTCGATGCCCGGATGACCCGTCCGAGTCTCCCCGGCAATTGAGAACCTATCGTTACAATTCCGGCAACAGTTCCACGGGAGAAAAGCTGGCCACTTCGGCGGACAGGCGCCGCAGCTTGGCCGATGTGAACAATCCGTCGGGCTATGTCATGTTGTTCGACGTCGCCTACACAGGCACCCTCGATCTGCCTCTCTGGAAATATAACACCATGATCTGGGCGAGGAATTACGATGAACAGTTTTCACCTGAAACTCCCGGAACCTATCCCCGTCCGCATTATGAGGGGAGGGCGGTCAACCTCCTGTTTTATGACGGCCACGTGGCCCGGCACGCCTATCCTCTGCCCGAGCGATTTTATCATTGGGATCTGTGA
- a CDS encoding endoribonuclease L-PSP, giving the protein MEYPSGDDTPRSHLPFSPAAVAGGLVFVSGQASVDATGKLVPGDFESEFRLSLENLEKILKTAGSDFAHVVQTRNYVRDPANVPLFNRLYREYFSAPYPARTTITNCLPPTMHFEIECVAMRK; this is encoded by the coding sequence ATTGAATACCCGTCCGGCGACGATACTCCGCGTTCCCATTTGCCCTTCAGCCCGGCGGCCGTGGCCGGCGGCCTTGTTTTCGTTTCCGGTCAGGCATCGGTCGATGCCACGGGCAAACTTGTGCCGGGAGATTTCGAATCCGAATTCCGTCTCTCGCTGGAGAATCTCGAAAAAATCCTGAAAACCGCAGGCAGCGACTTCGCGCATGTCGTGCAGACGCGCAACTACGTCCGCGACCCGGCCAATGTTCCCCTGTTCAACCGACTTTACCGCGAATATTTTTCCGCACCGTATCCGGCCCGCACCACGATCACAAACTGCCTGCCCCCCACCATGCACTTCGAAATCGAATGCGTCGCCATGCGCAAGTAA
- a CDS encoding MlrC domain protein encodes MSLANLMRPRILLAGFFHETNTFADDTTGIESFTCLHDGELLATRGDASPLGAVVELASQLGWQLVPTVDYRATPGGMVADDVIQNFWSAFAERAARPLAERKIDGIYLVLHGAAVSQSCDDVEGEILQRIRALPGAGHLPVFGVLDLHANLTARMVRHATGFVSYRENPHTDAAEAAICAARLLDRALGEQRERGSLPRFYARQLPLVWSPPGTGTADTPMRLLEAAARRLELEGHRAVNIIAGFAHADTPDTGVSVSIVTDLPEAQTEAALDELGRIAIAHREAGCPREWKLDDALDRILAGVPLRPALLVEPADNIGGGAPGDCTTLLRALVARRHPSAGVIINDPAAVARLANIPPGGKTCLSLGGKGSRLDPGPLELDVRLIRRTDGRFELEDKQSHLASMCGSQIDMGPCAVVRHEGVTILVTSRKTPPFDLGQWHSQGIDPTGFGVINVKAAVAHRRAYDRIAGDSYTVETPGPCASNLALLPFRKIRRPVFPLDAADSSPVSLHHHVTQD; translated from the coding sequence TTGTCTCTCGCCAACCTTATGCGTCCGCGCATCCTCCTCGCCGGATTTTTTCACGAAACAAACACCTTTGCCGACGACACCACCGGCATCGAATCATTTACCTGCCTGCACGACGGCGAACTCCTCGCCACACGCGGCGACGCCTCCCCCCTCGGAGCCGTTGTCGAACTCGCCAGCCAGCTCGGCTGGCAGCTTGTCCCCACCGTTGACTACCGTGCCACACCTGGCGGCATGGTCGCGGATGACGTTATCCAAAACTTTTGGAGCGCCTTTGCCGAGCGGGCGGCCCGTCCCCTGGCCGAGAGGAAAATCGACGGCATTTACCTCGTGCTTCACGGAGCCGCGGTTTCGCAATCGTGCGACGACGTGGAAGGCGAGATTCTCCAACGCATCCGGGCTCTCCCCGGGGCCGGACATCTTCCGGTCTTCGGCGTTCTGGATCTTCACGCCAACCTCACCGCACGCATGGTTCGCCATGCCACCGGGTTTGTTTCGTATCGGGAAAACCCTCACACCGACGCCGCCGAGGCCGCGATCTGCGCCGCCCGCCTCCTCGACCGCGCACTGGGCGAGCAAAGGGAACGCGGTTCCCTGCCCCGTTTTTATGCCCGTCAGCTCCCTCTCGTCTGGTCACCTCCCGGCACCGGCACAGCCGACACGCCGATGCGCCTCCTCGAAGCCGCGGCCCGCCGCCTCGAACTCGAAGGCCACCGGGCCGTCAATATCATCGCCGGGTTTGCCCATGCCGACACACCCGATACCGGGGTGTCCGTTTCCATTGTCACCGACCTCCCGGAGGCGCAAACCGAAGCCGCCCTTGACGAACTCGGCCGGATCGCGATTGCCCACCGCGAAGCGGGCTGCCCGCGTGAATGGAAGCTCGACGACGCACTCGACCGCATCCTCGCCGGCGTCCCTCTTCGCCCGGCTCTCCTCGTCGAGCCTGCCGACAACATCGGCGGTGGCGCTCCCGGTGACTGCACCACCCTCCTGCGCGCCCTCGTCGCCCGCCGCCATCCCTCGGCCGGCGTCATCATCAACGACCCTGCCGCCGTCGCCCGGCTCGCGAACATTCCTCCCGGAGGCAAAACCTGTCTTTCGCTCGGAGGCAAAGGCAGTCGCCTTGATCCCGGTCCGCTTGAACTCGACGTCCGTCTCATCCGTCGCACGGACGGACGCTTCGAGCTCGAAGACAAGCAAAGCCACCTCGCCTCCATGTGCGGTTCACAGATCGACATGGGACCTTGCGCCGTCGTCAGGCACGAAGGCGTCACGATTCTCGTTACCAGTCGTAAAACTCCGCCCTTTGATCTCGGCCAGTGGCACAGCCAGGGCATCGATCCGACGGGTTTTGGCGTCATCAACGTCAAGGCCGCCGTCGCTCACCGCCGCGCCTACGACCGCATCGCCGGAGACAGCTACACGGTGGAAACTCCCGGCCCCTGCGCCAGCAATCTTGCGCTGCTTCCGTTCCGTAAAATCCGGCGTCCCGTCTTCCCGCTCGATGCCGCGGACTCCTCTCCGGTTTCTCTTCATCATCATGTCACACAAGATTGA
- a CDS encoding aminotransferase class III, with product MSTTAIPYTFARSAKLYERATQSIAAGVNSGIRKLEQPVPLYFERGQGSRLRDVDGNDYIDFQCGQGALLFGHAPAGQAAAIAKQAALGTHWAAQCELEIEVAERLQHLIPGAELVRFNNSATEVVGAALRLARAHTGRPLVLRFEGHYHGWGDEGLVGYANPPERWGTEENPARIHPSQGIIDEVCDHFVVVPWNKPEFLRKAVDAHRDRIAAIIFEPVLCNTGCMEPVPGLLPLIRELCDRDGIVMIADETITGFRFGPGCAQGYYGVTPDLTILGKAIGGGVPFAALAGKKPFFEKIISGEVVHAGTLNANPLCLAASKWCLDTIIAQGTQHPGAIQALGEKLKQGLRSLADEFGLPLRPQGPGLVFCTIMLKPGAAEGPINDYRDLVQRHDAARWKHLRRCLLEHGVRAIERGLWFISLAHTEADIDEALSRARAAFTAHAKAWK from the coding sequence ATGAGCACAACAGCCATTCCCTACACGTTCGCACGCTCTGCCAAACTCTACGAGCGTGCCACGCAGTCGATCGCCGCCGGCGTCAACAGCGGCATTCGCAAACTGGAGCAGCCCGTGCCCCTCTACTTCGAGCGCGGCCAGGGCTCGCGTCTCCGGGACGTCGACGGCAACGACTACATCGACTTCCAGTGCGGCCAGGGCGCGCTCCTCTTCGGACACGCCCCCGCTGGCCAGGCCGCCGCCATCGCGAAACAAGCCGCGCTCGGCACGCACTGGGCCGCGCAGTGTGAACTCGAAATCGAGGTCGCCGAACGACTCCAGCATTTGATTCCCGGTGCCGAACTCGTGCGCTTCAACAACTCGGCCACCGAAGTCGTCGGCGCCGCGCTTCGTCTTGCCCGGGCTCATACGGGGCGCCCGCTCGTGCTTCGGTTCGAAGGCCATTACCATGGATGGGGAGACGAAGGACTCGTCGGTTATGCCAATCCGCCCGAACGCTGGGGCACGGAAGAAAACCCGGCCCGTATCCACCCCAGCCAGGGCATCATTGACGAAGTCTGCGACCACTTCGTTGTTGTCCCCTGGAACAAGCCCGAATTCCTCCGCAAGGCTGTTGACGCCCATCGCGACCGGATCGCTGCCATTATCTTCGAGCCCGTCCTCTGCAACACGGGCTGCATGGAGCCCGTTCCCGGGCTTCTCCCGCTCATTCGTGAACTCTGCGACCGCGACGGCATCGTCATGATCGCTGATGAAACCATCACCGGTTTCCGCTTCGGCCCCGGTTGTGCGCAAGGCTATTACGGGGTGACGCCCGACCTCACGATCCTCGGCAAGGCCATCGGCGGCGGCGTGCCCTTCGCCGCCCTCGCCGGTAAAAAACCCTTCTTCGAAAAAATCATTTCCGGCGAAGTCGTGCACGCCGGCACCCTCAACGCGAACCCGCTCTGTCTCGCCGCCAGCAAATGGTGCCTCGACACCATCATCGCCCAAGGAACTCAACATCCGGGCGCCATTCAGGCACTCGGCGAAAAACTCAAGCAGGGGTTGCGTTCTCTCGCCGACGAATTCGGCCTCCCTCTTCGCCCGCAAGGCCCCGGCCTCGTCTTCTGCACCATCATGCTCAAGCCCGGCGCCGCCGAAGGGCCGATCAACGATTACCGCGACCTCGTCCAGCGTCATGACGCCGCCCGCTGGAAACACCTCCGTCGCTGCCTCCTCGAACATGGCGTCCGCGCTATCGAACGCGGCCTCTGGTTCATCTCCCTCGCCCACACCGAAGCCGACATCGACGAGGCCCTGAGCCGCGCCCGGGCCGCGTTCACGGCCCATGCCAAAGCCTGGAAATAA
- a CDS encoding gluconolaconase has product MTRVPISLLRGHARLAEGPWWHEEEGSLYFTDIPAGRLWTFDPSTGQAKIFCETESDADGERVPIGGFTLQEDGSWLLFRKDDVARVDAAGRLIAIWPVRLDGARRFNDVIADPAGRVYAGTIGETPESGGLYRFDRNGAVICICRGTGCANGLAFSPDGTRLYWTCTTTRTIYRFDYCRETGSLTNRVPFYVCAADEGWPDGLTIDVSGNLWSARWGTGKLFVISPGGKEVERFHFPETNITSAAWGGTGLADLYVTAARENGQPGEHDLFVIPQAGSGLPGYRSSLPLDGAAP; this is encoded by the coding sequence ATGACAAGAGTCCCGATTTCCCTGCTCCGGGGACATGCGCGTCTGGCGGAGGGGCCGTGGTGGCACGAAGAGGAAGGCTCGCTTTATTTCACCGACATCCCGGCGGGACGTTTATGGACGTTTGATCCGTCGACCGGGCAGGCGAAAATTTTCTGTGAGACGGAGTCGGATGCCGACGGTGAACGTGTGCCGATTGGCGGCTTCACCTTGCAGGAGGATGGAAGCTGGTTGCTGTTCCGGAAGGACGACGTGGCGCGCGTGGACGCGGCGGGAAGGCTGATCGCGATTTGGCCTGTCCGGCTGGACGGTGCCAGGCGCTTCAACGATGTGATCGCTGATCCTGCGGGCCGGGTTTACGCGGGAACGATCGGGGAAACGCCGGAGTCGGGAGGATTGTATCGATTCGACAGAAACGGCGCGGTTATCTGCATCTGTCGGGGAACAGGTTGCGCCAACGGACTGGCATTTTCCCCCGACGGGACCCGGCTCTACTGGACATGCACCACAACGCGAACGATCTACCGGTTCGACTATTGCCGTGAAACCGGATCGTTGACGAATCGGGTTCCGTTCTACGTATGCGCTGCGGATGAGGGCTGGCCGGATGGACTGACAATCGATGTGTCGGGGAACCTGTGGTCGGCACGATGGGGAACAGGAAAACTGTTTGTGATCTCGCCTGGAGGCAAAGAGGTGGAGCGTTTCCATTTTCCCGAGACGAACATTACATCGGCTGCATGGGGAGGCACCGGGCTGGCCGATCTCTACGTGACGGCGGCACGGGAAAACGGACAACCGGGCGAACACGATCTCTTCGTCATCCCTCAAGCCGGTTCCGGGCTTCCCGGATATCGGTCCTCGCTCCCGCTTGATGGGGCAGCGCCTTAA
- a CDS encoding LacI family transcriptional regulator, which yields MDAGGEVCSGMPGMASGSSSVSSGNRLPTLRDVALAAGVSRSAAARVLLGTGGEHVRVSEETQARIRAAAARLGYAPNRLAQQLRGASSRTLGVIVGSENVRVMAERVFALEQAAAARGYRLLVGRVPGPQIAETGKIAADDPLAGYVADFAGRGVESVLCLFDLAPGRDAWAKAAFGRFRKVVFHGRAAWRGGLAVKTDTAAAIRAAVDHVIARGKKRPALALWNAARDELMEVRRAAFAEALAAHGLPAAAVRVWDAGSESVTPDPATMDRGVEALVGTGRADAILASNDIWAVRFIQTLKAKGLRVPEDVAVIGHDDLDIGSVIEPPLTTINPNHEAYAEAALALLLRVAEKNRPVIPASRKVIMVAPRLMVRGSS from the coding sequence ATGGACGCGGGGGGAGAGGTCTGTTCTGGTATGCCGGGTATGGCATCCGGTTCTTCATCGGTTTCTTCCGGAAACCGGCTGCCAACGCTGCGGGACGTGGCGTTGGCGGCCGGCGTGTCGCGTTCGGCGGCGGCGCGCGTGCTGCTCGGCACGGGCGGCGAGCATGTGCGGGTGTCGGAGGAGACGCAGGCTCGTATCCGGGCGGCGGCGGCGCGGCTCGGCTATGCGCCCAACCGCCTTGCCCAGCAATTGCGCGGCGCCTCCAGCCGCACGCTCGGCGTGATTGTCGGTTCGGAAAACGTGCGGGTGATGGCGGAGCGCGTCTTTGCCCTGGAGCAGGCGGCGGCCGCGCGCGGCTACCGGTTGCTCGTCGGACGCGTGCCGGGGCCACAGATTGCGGAAACCGGCAAGATCGCCGCCGACGATCCGCTGGCGGGTTACGTGGCGGATTTTGCCGGGAGGGGAGTGGAATCGGTGCTGTGCCTGTTTGACCTCGCGCCGGGGCGCGATGCGTGGGCGAAGGCGGCGTTCGGGCGTTTCCGGAAAGTGGTTTTTCACGGGCGCGCCGCCTGGCGCGGCGGCCTGGCGGTGAAAACGGATACGGCGGCGGCCATCCGGGCGGCGGTCGATCATGTGATCGCGCGCGGCAAAAAACGTCCGGCGCTCGCGCTCTGGAACGCGGCGCGCGACGAACTGATGGAGGTACGCCGGGCGGCATTCGCCGAGGCACTGGCGGCGCACGGTTTGCCCGCGGCGGCGGTCCGCGTATGGGACGCCGGCTCGGAAAGCGTGACGCCCGATCCGGCGACGATGGATCGCGGCGTGGAGGCGCTGGTCGGCACGGGCCGGGCGGATGCGATCCTGGCGTCGAACGACATCTGGGCGGTGCGCTTTATCCAGACCCTGAAGGCAAAGGGCCTGCGCGTGCCGGAAGATGTGGCGGTGATCGGCCACGACGATCTCGACATCGGCAGCGTGATCGAGCCGCCGCTGACAACGATCAACCCGAATCACGAGGCCTACGCGGAAGCCGCGCTGGCATTGCTGCTGCGCGTGGCGGAGAAAAACCGGCCTGTCATTCCGGCGTCGAGGAAAGTCATTATGGTTGCCCCTCGCCTTATGGTGCGGGGTTCGAGTTGA